One part of the Nostoc sp. PCC 7120 = FACHB-418 genome encodes these proteins:
- a CDS encoding ATP-binding protein, protein MAKLKIPKKTSTALINSLGAGVVPRLGVEHIAVGREKELKSLLQNLDDIAEGVAAFRFIIGNYGAGKSFILQMVRNRAMEQGFVVGDVDLSSEHRLAGSNNEGLATYRELMSSLSTKTRPDGGALVSILEGWINKIQQEVVKETQLRPNDEGFDDQVEAKIREVVQYIEDLVHGFDFGSIIVAYWRGYRLDDDDLKNSALRWLRGEFNTKTEARTALGVRVIIDDDSWYDYIKLLAKFVAEIGYKGLLILMDEAVNLYQISTTVTREKNYNRLLAMFNDTMQCKAEHLGIVIGGTTKFLEDPNRGLFADQAWRRRTKESRFVQQSDIQEFIGPVIRLNPLSEAEILTLLQRLTEIHALHFGYDKILTNKELQEFVKEIVGRLGAEALLTPGEIVRDFISVLNILHHNQNIKFSELVHSSSFKPTAVGQDIGVDEDNAAEFSL, encoded by the coding sequence ATGGCAAAGCTCAAAATCCCGAAAAAAACTTCAACTGCTTTGATTAATTCACTAGGTGCAGGAGTAGTACCCAGATTAGGAGTAGAACACATAGCAGTTGGTCGAGAAAAAGAACTTAAAAGCCTATTACAAAATCTCGATGATATTGCCGAAGGTGTAGCAGCATTTCGTTTTATCATTGGTAACTATGGCGCGGGAAAAAGCTTTATCCTCCAGATGGTTCGTAACCGAGCAATGGAGCAAGGTTTTGTAGTTGGTGATGTTGATTTATCTTCGGAACATCGCCTAGCAGGAAGCAACAATGAAGGTCTAGCAACCTATCGAGAATTGATGAGTAGCCTTTCCACCAAAACCCGTCCTGATGGTGGTGCGTTAGTTTCAATTCTAGAAGGATGGATTAACAAAATTCAGCAAGAGGTAGTTAAAGAAACTCAGCTACGTCCCAATGATGAGGGTTTTGATGACCAAGTAGAAGCCAAAATTCGAGAAGTTGTTCAGTATATAGAAGACTTAGTTCATGGGTTTGATTTTGGTAGCATTATTGTTGCTTATTGGCGTGGCTACCGCTTAGACGATGATGATTTAAAAAATTCTGCACTGCGTTGGTTACGGGGAGAATTTAATACTAAAACTGAAGCCAGGACAGCTTTAGGCGTAAGGGTAATTATTGATGATGATAGTTGGTATGACTATATTAAACTCTTAGCTAAATTCGTGGCAGAGATTGGTTATAAAGGATTGCTGATTTTAATGGATGAAGCAGTGAACCTCTACCAAATATCTACTACAGTTACTCGTGAGAAGAACTATAACAGATTACTAGCAATGTTTAATGACACTATGCAGTGTAAAGCAGAACATTTAGGTATTGTTATAGGTGGGACAACAAAGTTTTTAGAAGACCCGAATCGAGGACTTTTTGCAGACCAAGCTTGGCGTAGACGCACAAAAGAGAGCCGCTTTGTGCAACAAAGCGATATACAAGAGTTTATTGGGCCAGTCATCCGCCTTAATCCTTTAAGTGAAGCAGAAATTCTGACACTTTTGCAACGTTTAACGGAAATTCACGCCCTCCATTTTGGTTATGACAAGATTTTGACCAACAAGGAATTACAAGAATTTGTCAAGGAAATCGTCGGTCGTTTAGGCGCAGAAGCCTTATTAACACCAGGAGAAATTGTTAGGGATTTTATTAGTGTGTTGAACATCCTACACCACAATCAAAACATTAAGTTTAGCGAGCTAGTTCATAGTTCTAGTTTTAAACCTACTGCTGTGGGTCAAGATATCGGTGTAGATGAAGATAATGCAGCTGAATTTAGCTTGTGA
- a CDS encoding tellurite resistance TerB C-terminal domain-containing protein, whose product MQQVIVSNRFILGIVAFSVSFGLSLVPKWNFSQAFFTGVITVVATYAAALFVDKRRRNYELLLLSSLRKRIQETEGLKSRLAREIEQLETHRSLLYTESQQLKNQILDSRNQRDSLHRDLGIFASQRKQIESELANLKSTICSLEENQIELNNSLSTLASEKRRLESNHHVCRAEITQLRNQISDLNQEKQELENSITLLGRIKPQLEEKLYELRINIQDLELEKSKQSQILLDTSNEQESLAANIDYLQIQKTERHNELQQIQNEIFLLQQERDILQNQVWELLQQIETVNQEPISINTSEQEGTFFSFSDILENLDKIDAKNDTSQALPEEWHTLLKQLPSHEIQVLKIIIGQDNPQASIKKIAEANITMPNLLIDSINERANDTIGELIIETDLDVPKIYAEHITNVRNIVALYEHLIARYAS is encoded by the coding sequence ATGCAACAAGTCATAGTAAGTAATCGATTTATTTTAGGCATAGTTGCCTTTAGTGTGAGTTTTGGTTTGAGCCTAGTTCCCAAATGGAATTTTAGTCAAGCTTTTTTCACAGGTGTAATTACAGTAGTAGCTACTTATGCAGCCGCCTTATTTGTAGATAAGCGACGGAGGAATTATGAACTATTACTTTTAAGTTCACTCCGTAAACGCATTCAAGAAACCGAGGGACTGAAGTCCAGGCTAGCCAGAGAAATTGAACAACTAGAGACCCATCGCAGTTTATTATACACAGAGTCACAGCAGCTAAAAAATCAAATTTTAGATAGCCGTAATCAAAGAGATAGTTTGCATCGAGATTTAGGAATTTTTGCCAGTCAAAGGAAACAGATAGAATCGGAGCTTGCTAACCTAAAATCTACAATTTGCAGCTTGGAAGAAAATCAAATAGAACTGAACAATTCCTTATCTACACTGGCATCAGAAAAACGTAGATTAGAATCTAACCATCATGTTTGTCGGGCAGAAATTACCCAGTTACGAAATCAAATTAGTGATCTAAATCAAGAAAAACAAGAACTTGAAAACAGTATTACTTTGCTAGGAAGGATAAAACCTCAATTAGAAGAAAAACTTTATGAACTGCGAATTAATATTCAAGATTTAGAGTTAGAGAAAAGCAAGCAATCTCAAATACTTCTAGATACGAGCAATGAACAGGAAAGCCTAGCTGCAAATATTGACTATTTACAAATTCAAAAAACAGAACGCCACAATGAATTACAACAAATCCAAAATGAAATCTTTTTGTTGCAACAAGAACGAGACATCCTGCAAAATCAAGTTTGGGAACTCTTACAACAAATAGAAACCGTTAATCAAGAACCTATTTCTATTAATACATCAGAACAAGAAGGAACATTTTTTTCCTTTTCAGATATTCTCGAAAATTTAGATAAAATAGATGCTAAAAATGATACGTCCCAAGCTTTGCCTGAAGAATGGCATACTTTATTAAAGCAGTTACCTAGTCATGAAATTCAAGTATTAAAAATTATAATCGGGCAAGATAATCCCCAAGCATCGATCAAAAAAATTGCTGAAGCTAACATCACTATGCCGAATTTGCTGATTGATTCTATCAATGAGCGAGCTAATGATACTATTGGTGAATTAATAATTGAAACCGATCTAGACGTACCAAAGATTTACGCAGAACATATAACCAATGTCAGAAATATAGTCGCATTGTATGAACATCTAATAGCTAGATACGCATCCTGA
- a CDS encoding ATP-binding protein, translating into MDNPAMSAITSLYPQVQFLQRQAASLLLYQSVLQTDVGIAFQELLQAIRYADADARGSLQAYGNYFHALATRKQNWEDYLVSQILIAENPFSKLTQQQDFEDFPPALISAVKHDLQVLQSLYECNSAVLSQWVQAVAHLPISPVVWYLEQDDIGSETALSLHHLEHWADAAEELAIYYQKFGTGLFAQYRALRWQDGEFLGISYHDPVKLGTLVGYELQQEALLKNTEFLLSGEKALHVLLYGSRGAGKSSLVKALLNEYSHRQLRLLEVSKADLKDLPKIVEQLRGLQQKFIIFVDDLSFEEDDDAFKALKVVLEGNLTARPQNVVVYATSNRRHLIREFFADRPGLKNNEEVHAGDTMQEKLSFSDRFGLTLTFESADQSTYLKIVRHLAAQERISINPEELEYQALQWATRHNGRSGRTAQQFIDFLKADTSLFAANNNILNTHS; encoded by the coding sequence ATGGATAATCCAGCAATGTCGGCAATTACTTCTCTCTATCCCCAAGTACAATTTCTCCAACGCCAAGCAGCATCCCTTTTACTGTACCAATCAGTCCTACAAACTGATGTTGGGATTGCATTCCAAGAACTGTTACAAGCCATACGTTATGCTGATGCTGATGCTAGGGGTTCTCTTCAAGCCTATGGCAATTACTTTCACGCTTTAGCCACTAGGAAGCAAAATTGGGAAGATTATTTAGTTTCGCAAATTTTGATAGCTGAGAATCCCTTTAGCAAACTTACTCAACAGCAAGACTTTGAAGATTTCCCCCCGGCTTTAATCTCAGCCGTAAAGCATGATTTACAAGTCTTACAGAGTCTTTATGAATGTAATAGTGCTGTTTTGAGTCAATGGGTGCAAGCCGTGGCTCATTTACCTATTTCACCTGTAGTATGGTATTTGGAACAAGATGATATAGGGTCAGAAACAGCATTATCGTTACATCATCTAGAGCATTGGGCAGATGCGGCAGAAGAATTAGCCATTTATTATCAAAAATTTGGGACAGGTTTATTTGCTCAATACCGCGCCTTACGCTGGCAAGATGGTGAATTTCTTGGTATTTCTTACCATGACCCAGTTAAACTAGGTACACTCGTGGGCTATGAGTTACAACAAGAAGCCTTATTGAAAAATACAGAATTTTTATTATCGGGTGAGAAAGCACTGCACGTATTACTTTATGGTAGCCGAGGGGCCGGGAAATCTTCCTTAGTCAAAGCCTTATTAAATGAATATAGTCATCGCCAACTCCGCTTATTGGAAGTTTCAAAAGCAGACTTAAAAGATTTACCCAAGATTGTGGAACAGTTACGCGGACTGCAACAAAAATTTATCATTTTTGTTGATGATTTATCCTTTGAAGAAGACGATGATGCCTTCAAAGCGCTAAAAGTTGTTTTAGAAGGAAATTTGACAGCCCGTCCCCAAAATGTGGTAGTCTACGCTACCTCAAATCGTCGCCACTTGATTCGAGAGTTTTTTGCTGATAGACCCGGCTTGAAAAATAATGAAGAAGTCCATGCTGGGGATACGATGCAGGAAAAACTTTCCTTTAGCGATCGCTTTGGCTTAACCCTCACCTTTGAATCTGCCGATCAAAGCACCTATCTAAAAATTGTACGCCATCTAGCAGCCCAAGAGAGAATTAGTATTAACCCAGAAGAGTTAGAATATCAAGCATTACAGTGGGCAACACGCCATAATGGTCGTTCTGGGCGTACTGCACAGCAATTCATAGATTTTCTAAAAGCAGACACATCTCTGTTTGCTGCAAATAACAATATCTTAAATACCCACTCATGA
- a CDS encoding TMEM14 family protein: protein MNLSVTAAIAYGMLALIGGIIGYFQANSQVSLLSGVFSGLLLFVAAYLQLQGQTWGLILATVVTAALVVFFALRLVRTRKFMPAGLMTILGMLSLVVLVNQMVAPK, encoded by the coding sequence ATGAATTTAAGTGTAACTGCTGCGATCGCCTATGGTATGTTAGCGCTTATTGGTGGCATTATTGGCTACTTTCAGGCTAATAGTCAAGTTTCTCTCCTTAGTGGTGTTTTTAGTGGTTTATTACTATTTGTTGCTGCTTACTTACAACTCCAAGGACAAACTTGGGGTTTAATTTTAGCAACTGTGGTGACTGCTGCACTGGTAGTCTTCTTTGCATTAAGGTTGGTTAGAACACGCAAGTTTATGCCTGCGGGATTAATGACTATTTTAGGGATGTTGTCACTGGTAGTTTTAGTCAATCAAATGGTAGCTCCTAAGTAA
- a CDS encoding phosphotransferase family protein yields the protein MLLPLSSQNVIQHLQAAELCSSEDGKSDIFELPITKKNYNLVVNLADNRKLLVKQERSIEDDGILHELFNEWLFHQLLQKFPILGNISAIAPLVVHFDEENSILVRSYLSEYLDLAKSYQNTNVFPKEIAAAIGTTLAALHRTTFQGKEYRDFMATAPQGQFRYHFYNPAQGISFLSPEIFGKIPTEALKFHVLYQCYESLEAAIADLAYEWDACCLTHNDLKLNNILIHSRWNQLDNCLVRLIDWEACTWGDPAFDLGTILASYLEIWLESLVVDPTLELAESLELAMIPLEEIQPSLVALLQAYLQAFPMILEYHPNFLVRVIKFVGLALIHQIQDKINNCKLFDTSHLHMLQIAKNLLTMPEQSILSIFGISEAEILSPVAKFPQISHPEKEKQLVPLYYEKTRLRGC from the coding sequence ATGTTATTACCACTGTCTTCTCAAAACGTTATCCAGCATCTGCAAGCAGCAGAACTGTGTAGCTCAGAAGATGGCAAATCAGACATATTTGAATTGCCAATTACCAAGAAGAACTACAATTTAGTGGTGAATTTAGCAGATAATCGCAAACTGCTAGTTAAACAAGAACGTAGTATAGAAGATGATGGGATTCTCCATGAATTGTTTAATGAATGGCTATTTCACCAATTACTACAAAAGTTTCCCATTCTCGGAAATATTTCTGCGATCGCTCCTTTGGTGGTACATTTTGATGAGGAAAATTCCATCCTCGTTCGCAGTTATTTAAGCGAGTACCTGGATTTAGCTAAATCTTATCAAAACACGAATGTTTTCCCCAAAGAAATTGCGGCGGCAATTGGGACGACATTAGCAGCGCTACACCGTACTACCTTCCAGGGGAAAGAATATCGTGATTTCATGGCGACTGCGCCTCAAGGACAGTTCCGCTATCATTTTTACAATCCGGCACAAGGAATAAGTTTTCTGAGTCCAGAGATTTTTGGTAAAATTCCTACTGAAGCCTTAAAATTTCACGTTCTCTATCAATGCTATGAGAGTTTAGAAGCAGCGATCGCTGACTTGGCTTATGAGTGGGATGCTTGTTGTTTAACTCATAATGACCTCAAACTCAACAATATATTAATTCATTCCCGATGGAACCAATTAGATAATTGCCTAGTGCGATTGATTGATTGGGAAGCTTGCACTTGGGGAGATCCGGCTTTTGATTTAGGAACTATTTTAGCTAGTTATTTAGAAATTTGGCTTGAGAGTTTAGTTGTAGATCCTACTCTGGAATTAGCAGAGTCTCTAGAACTAGCAATGATACCACTAGAGGAGATTCAACCATCTTTAGTGGCTTTATTACAAGCTTATTTGCAAGCCTTTCCCATGATTTTGGAATACCATCCTAATTTTTTGGTGCGAGTTATCAAGTTTGTCGGCTTGGCTTTAATTCACCAAATTCAAGACAAGATTAATAACTGTAAATTATTTGATACTTCTCACCTTCATATGCTTCAAATAGCTAAAAATCTGCTGACTATGCCTGAGCAATCCATACTGAGTATTTTTGGTATCTCGGAGGCAGAAATTCTCTCTCCGGTAGCAAAGTTTCCTCAAATATCACATCCTGAGAAAGAAAAACAGTTAGTTCCCCTGTATTACGAAAAAACCCGCTTACGTGGTTGCTAA